A genome region from Alicyclobacillus acidocaldarius subsp. acidocaldarius DSM 446 includes the following:
- the tsaE gene encoding tRNA (adenosine(37)-N6)-threonylcarbamoyltransferase complex ATPase subunit type 1 TsaE: MEAHEWRVDDEMEMKRLGERLGALLAPGDVVLLEGPMGAGKTTFAAGVGMGAGVTQPMTSPTYVLRQEHRGRFRVAHYDLYRLYADPERQETLDLEGVWALGLDDDLAGGAILLIEWPGPLAEEMEAYLRIILRPEGATRTVRAEAFGKRPESILKEWTAS; the protein is encoded by the coding sequence ATGGAGGCACACGAGTGGCGCGTCGATGACGAGATGGAGATGAAGCGCCTGGGCGAGCGCCTCGGCGCGCTTCTTGCGCCTGGCGACGTCGTGTTGCTCGAGGGGCCGATGGGCGCGGGCAAGACCACCTTCGCGGCGGGCGTCGGCATGGGCGCCGGTGTGACACAGCCGATGACGAGTCCCACCTACGTCCTCCGGCAGGAGCACCGCGGCCGCTTCCGCGTGGCGCACTATGATCTGTACCGGTTGTACGCCGACCCGGAACGCCAGGAGACGCTCGACCTCGAGGGCGTGTGGGCCCTGGGGCTGGACGACGATCTCGCGGGCGGCGCCATCCTCCTCATCGAATGGCCAGGGCCGCTCGCCGAGGAGATGGAGGCGTATCTCCGGATCATCCTCCGTCCCGAGGGCGCAACGCGCACCGTGCGCGCGGAGGCTTTTGGAAAGCGCCCGGAATCGATACTGAAGGAGTGGACGGCTTCATGA
- the tsaB gene encoding tRNA (adenosine(37)-N6)-threonylcarbamoyltransferase complex dimerization subunit type 1 TsaB: protein MSVIAMDTATDVLALAVADEDGRLMSSLVEFLPRAHSRLLQPSLGHLLAGARMNIHDVKLCVTGVGPGSYTGVRIAVAAAKAIGHACGIPIVSVPTVDGMAMALACAEGQRFGAFMALIDARRDRAFGCWYRLEDGRLWAQCEPTVQSLADWFTIAERERASIVASGRRLGDSAEAQGVRVRPWNEIAPMMPTALVRLGLSGSYERFERDRVHDLAPLYVLPTEAEAKLGAKGEGGE, encoded by the coding sequence ATGAGCGTGATCGCCATGGATACAGCGACCGACGTGTTGGCGCTTGCAGTCGCGGACGAGGACGGGAGGCTGATGTCCTCCCTGGTGGAGTTTCTGCCGCGGGCCCACTCGCGCCTGTTGCAGCCGTCGCTCGGCCACCTGTTGGCCGGCGCGCGCATGAACATTCACGACGTCAAGCTCTGCGTCACCGGCGTCGGCCCCGGCAGTTACACCGGCGTTCGCATCGCGGTGGCGGCGGCGAAGGCCATCGGGCACGCGTGCGGCATCCCCATCGTATCCGTGCCGACGGTCGACGGCATGGCCATGGCGCTGGCCTGCGCGGAGGGCCAACGGTTCGGCGCGTTCATGGCGCTCATCGACGCAAGGCGGGATCGCGCCTTCGGCTGCTGGTACAGGCTGGAGGACGGGCGGCTGTGGGCGCAGTGCGAGCCGACGGTGCAATCCTTGGCTGACTGGTTCACCATCGCGGAGCGGGAGCGCGCGTCCATCGTGGCGAGCGGCAGGCGCCTCGGCGATTCCGCGGAGGCGCAGGGGGTGCGGGTGCGGCCGTGGAATGAGATTGCCCCGATGATGCCGACGGCGCTCGTGCGGCTCGGGCTGTCGGGATCGTACGAGCGATTCGAGCGCGACCGAGTGCACGATCTCGCCCCGCTCTACGTGTTGCCCACGGAGGCCGAGGCCAAGCTCGGCGCGAAGGGAGAGGGCGGCGAGTGA
- the rimI gene encoding ribosomal protein S18-alanine N-acetyltransferase produces MTPAAFDPQKLSIRRMMLKDLDDVMRVETRSFTAPWSRQAFVGELVENRLARYVVAEYDGRVVGYAGFWMIMDEGHITNIAVDPDFRGLKLGERLLEAIMSMCMALGGRKMTLEVRVTNHVAQNLYRKYGFERVGVRKGYYTDNNEDALIMWVDLPPKVMRDREVQA; encoded by the coding sequence GTGACCCCGGCGGCTTTCGATCCGCAGAAGCTCTCCATCCGCCGCATGATGTTGAAGGACCTCGACGACGTCATGCGCGTGGAGACGCGATCGTTCACGGCCCCGTGGTCGCGGCAGGCGTTCGTGGGCGAACTGGTGGAGAACCGGCTCGCGCGCTACGTGGTGGCGGAGTACGACGGGCGCGTGGTGGGCTACGCCGGCTTCTGGATGATCATGGACGAGGGGCACATCACGAACATCGCGGTCGATCCCGACTTCCGCGGCCTGAAGCTGGGCGAGCGGCTGCTCGAGGCCATCATGTCGATGTGCATGGCCCTCGGCGGCCGCAAGATGACGCTCGAGGTGCGGGTCACGAACCACGTGGCGCAGAATCTGTACCGGAAGTACGGTTTCGAGCGCGTGGGCGTGCGCAAGGGCTACTACACGGACAACAACGAGGACGCGCTCATCATGTGGGTCGATCTCCCGCCCAAGGTGATGCGCGACAGAGAGGTGCAAGCATGA
- the tsaD gene encoding tRNA (adenosine(37)-N6)-threonylcarbamoyltransferase complex transferase subunit TsaD: MNILAIETSCDETSAAVVADGARVLGQVTASQMEIHRQFGGVVPEVASRRHVEAITRVVDTALGQAGVGFSDLAAIAVTMGPGLLGALLVGVTAAKAYSLATGLPIVGVHHIAGHVAAAMLEEPDRPAVRPPFLCLVASGGHTELYEVDASFRFTRLGGTRDDAAGEAYDKVARLLGLAYPGGPEVDRLARQGDPARFSFPRGLLDDPSLDFSFSGMKTAVLVALDKIKRQGQAVPVEDVCASFQAAVIEVLVEKTRRAARMTGHRTVVVAGGVAANRGLRASMRAMAAEEGIDVHFPSPDLCTDNAAMIAAAAYPCAREGRFDTLELGAYADLTLDEWQSGRYPVD; encoded by the coding sequence ATGAACATCCTCGCCATCGAGACGAGCTGCGACGAGACATCTGCGGCCGTCGTCGCGGACGGGGCGCGTGTGCTCGGCCAGGTGACGGCGAGCCAGATGGAGATTCACCGCCAGTTCGGCGGGGTGGTTCCCGAGGTGGCCTCGCGCCGCCATGTGGAGGCCATCACGCGCGTGGTGGACACCGCGCTCGGGCAGGCCGGGGTCGGGTTTTCCGATCTCGCCGCCATTGCAGTGACCATGGGGCCGGGGCTGCTCGGCGCGCTCCTCGTCGGGGTGACCGCCGCCAAGGCGTACAGTCTCGCCACAGGGCTTCCCATCGTCGGCGTGCATCACATCGCCGGGCACGTCGCGGCCGCCATGTTGGAAGAGCCGGATCGACCGGCCGTGCGGCCGCCCTTTTTGTGCCTGGTGGCCTCCGGCGGCCACACGGAACTGTACGAGGTGGACGCGTCGTTTCGGTTCACGCGCCTCGGCGGAACCCGCGACGACGCGGCGGGCGAGGCGTACGACAAGGTGGCGAGGCTCCTCGGCCTCGCCTATCCCGGAGGACCCGAGGTGGACAGGCTGGCGCGCCAGGGCGATCCGGCGCGCTTTTCCTTTCCACGAGGACTCTTGGACGATCCGTCGCTCGACTTCTCCTTCAGCGGCATGAAGACGGCCGTGCTCGTGGCGCTCGACAAGATCAAGCGCCAGGGGCAGGCCGTGCCGGTGGAGGACGTCTGCGCCAGCTTTCAGGCGGCCGTGATCGAGGTGCTCGTCGAAAAGACGCGGCGCGCGGCCCGGATGACGGGTCACAGGACGGTGGTGGTGGCGGGAGGCGTGGCCGCGAACCGCGGGCTGCGCGCGTCCATGCGCGCCATGGCGGCGGAGGAGGGGATCGACGTGCACTTTCCGTCACCCGACCTCTGCACGGACAACGCGGCGATGATCGCGGCGGCGGCCTATCCCTGCGCGCGGGAAGGGCGTTTCGACACGCTCGAACTGGGTGCCTACGCCGACCTGACACTGGACGAATGGCAGAGCGGGCGTTATCCCGTCGACTGA